Part of the Arvicanthis niloticus isolate mArvNil1 chromosome 2, mArvNil1.pat.X, whole genome shotgun sequence genome, CcgaccaaacacacatacacatgaaaagtaAGAAtagattaattaaaaataaacttagaatagaaaaaaaaaagatttcaaatttttatgtatgagtgcttgcGAATccgtgtatcatgtgtgtgcagtacacatagaggccagaagagggcatcatcccctcgagctggagttacagatggctgtgaaccaccttgtggatgctgggaactgaaccctggtcctctgggagagaagTTGGTGCTCCTAATCCAAGCCCTCTCCACCCCTATCTATAGATTGCCTTATATAGCTTAGATTGGCCTCAACTCAAACTTCTACCAAGTGTGGTGGAGTGTGGTGCACTGCCCAGCCAGGCCAGGATGTAACTGCACTTCTTCTGTttgcagtggggggtgggggtggggggcgtcttaatcagggtttgtattcctggagacatcatgaccaagaagcaaactggggaggaaagggtttattcagcttacatttctattcattaccaaaggaagtcaggactggaactcacacagggcagggacctgggggcaggagctgatgcagaggccatggagggatgttacttactggcttgcttcccctggcttgctcagcttgctttcttatagaacccaagactaccagcccagggatggcaccatccacaaggagcccttcccccttgatcactaattgagaaaatgccttacagctggatctcatggaggcatttcctcaactgaagctcctttctctgtgataactccagcttgtgtcaagttgacacacaaaactgtgTGACCTGACACCTCATCTGGAATGCTACGCACAGGGCTGCTTACCTTGTAGCACGTGCCTCCTCACGAGGGGGCTGCTTAATACTGTGAAAACTGTGGTCTTGGCCCTTTTGTTTAGGGGCTTCAGCCCCATCTTCCAATCCAGGCCTAGGAAGGGTGGGTGCTATGATGGGCAGGTGTCAGGCAGGGCTGGAGGGCAGTCAGTTAAATCCCAGCTTCTGACTATGCTTTTGTGTGGATGTCAGAACTCTGGCCTCCTTTGACATGAGCTGGGTCTTACAAACAAGGCTTGCTGGGCGTGTGCTAAGGGCGCACACTGCACACTCACATCTCTGTTCTCCCCAGGTCACCTGACGGACCAGCACCTGGCTGAGTTTCTGCGCCGATGCAAGCGCGGCCTGCGCCCCAATGGCATCATTGTGATCAAAGACAACATGGCCCAGGAGGGTGTGATCCTGGACGATGTGGACAGCAGTGTGTGCCGTGACCTTGAGGTGGTCCGCCGGATCATCCGAAGTGCCGGCCTCAGCCTCCTGGCAGAGGAGCGCCAGGAGAACCTGCCAGCTGAGATCTATCATGTCTACAGCTTCGCCCTGAGATGAAGTCAGGGCCAGAGCTGGGGGCCAGCAGCTAACAGGCCAAGAGACACCTGCCATCCTCCATTGACTCCAGTGGAAAGGGACAAGCCCCAGGGGAGGTGTGCCCTGGATTGGGGCAGTGCAGCCCTGTCACTCCAAAGCACCCTGGCAACACCCCACAGGGCCTATGGGAAGTGGAGTTGTCATCCACTGGACTAGCTGCCTGCGGGGACAGACTCTTCACTTGGTTGCCTAGGACCTGAAGTATGTGGACTgttgtgttccaggacagccagggaagcCACACGTGGTACCTGCCAGACGGTACCACTTACAGGAATGATCACAGCCCCAATTCTTTTTGGTGACGGGTCAGAGCCGCCTGCAGCTCCTTGGGAGCTCCTCCCTGACAGGCATGTACAGCCAATAAAAGGGTGAACCCTGTTCTCAAATGCCCAGGCAGTCTGTGTGGGTGTATGTCTGATCACTTGAACATGCTAAATTGTCATACAAAACACGGAGtttaacattataaatatatttaatcatcTCTGCTCATTCCCAAAGGCATTCATACAACCCAAAAGCCAAGCTGACTGGTAAGGGCTCCACACTGGAGTAGAGCCAGCCTCTGGCCTCAGCCGTGTCTTCTGGGGAGCCCCTCACAAATCCTGCTATGCTTGTGATGCCTTTAAACAGAAGGCACCATCTCCGAGACCTGGGTGTGGCATGAGCAGAGCTACCACCAACCATAGGATTGGGCAGGCCTCTAACCCAGAAGACCAGCCTGTGGTGGTCTCAGTTCTGTCTCCAGCTCCTCAAAGGCATAGTGAGACCTGAGGCAGCAGAATAGGTAGGGCCTAAATGGATGGCCCAGGATTTTTGGCACTGGCCCTGGAAAAAACCCAGGCATATGCCTACCCCCTGGGACCAACTACAGCTGCCAGGGTTCTGAGGGGCCTGGCCCCTAGTTCCCTGCAAATGGCCTGGTCAGCTCCTAGTATGGAGGGCAGTAGCATCCTGTCTGCGCTGGCCCCTCAAATTGTGAAATACTGAGACGGAGGGGGTGGGAACTTCCCTGGAGGCAGCCATGCCTTTGGCCTCCAGAACACCACCCTAGTGGTTTTATAGCAGTAAAAGGCCGTCACGGGTACTAGGTCTACCCTCAGGTTGGCTCCGGCTACCCCAGATCATTCCCTCCTGGGGTACATCAGCAAGTGTCTTCTGTCCCACTGTGTGCACTCAGCAGGTACCACTTGAGCCTATCAGGCAAGGGCAGCGCTTTGACCTTGGCGTCCACAGGCCATGGTCGAAGGTACAGCCGGATGGACACCCGGCACAGGTGTTTGAGAGGTGGCGGGTAGCTCTCAAACTGCCTCAGGGAGGCATGAAGGGCCTGGATCTTCCCTGCCAGGCTACCCACTGGGTGGATATTGAAGTTCTCAGGCAGCTGCAGCCTCTGGGAGCTAGTTACCATGAGGTCCAGCACAGTCTCTGCTTTATGCAGAAGCTCAGCGTGGCTGTCATCCTCTGCACAGCCTGGGTGCGAGCAGAGCCTCTCAAAAACCAGGCTGAAGCCAGACCAACAGGATGCACCATGCAGAGAACAGTTGTAGGCCGCCCCTGATTCCAGCAGGAAGCACAGGAGCGGGAAGTGCAGCTTGAAGCTCTTGAGGCAAATGTGCGTGAGGGACTCATGGGCCGGGCACTCACTGGGGTCAGCACCATGGGCCAGCAAAAGCTGTGTGACTTGGAAGCAGAAGCGGTTGATCATTGGGGCCTCCTCCTTGTCCCCACAGACAGTCTCACCAAGCAGGAAGATGATGCATGTGAATACAGTGTCCCCATCTTTGGTGGTGGCCTTGACGTCTGCCCCTGGAAGAGCCATGGGAACAGAAATGAGTGAGGACCAGCAGCCTTTACCAAacaatggtgggggtgggggtgggggtgaagcaGCAGCTGCAG contains:
- the Ntmt1 gene encoding N-terminal Xaa-Pro-Lys N-methyltransferase 1 isoform X2, with translation MVDVTEDFLAKAKTYLGEEGKRVRNYFCCGLQDFSPEPSSYDVIWIQWVIGHLTDQHLAEFLRRCKRGLRPNGIIVIKDNMAQEGVILDDVDSSVCRDLEVVRRIIRSAGLSLLAEERQENLPAEIYHVYSFALR
- the Asb6 gene encoding ankyrin repeat and SOCS box protein 6, whose product is MPFLHGFRRIIFEYQPLVDAILGALGIQDLERQEPLDNYTSSEESRILDLTELLEQKAHSPFYQEGVSNALLKMAELGLTRAAAVLLQSGANLNFEDPVTYYTALHIAVLRNQPDMVELLVRHGADINRRDRIHESSPLDLASEEPERLPCLQRLLDLGADVNAADKNGKTALLHALASSDGVQIHNTDNIRLLLEGGADVKATTKDGDTVFTCIIFLLGETVCGDKEEAPMINRFCFQVTQLLLAHGADPSECPAHESLTHICLKSFKLHFPLLCFLLESGAAYNCSLHGASCWSGFSLVFERLCSHPGCAEDDSHAELLHKAETVLDLMVTSSQRLQLPENFNIHPVGSLAGKIQALHASLRQFESYPPPLKHLCRVSIRLYLRPWPVDAKVKALPLPDRLKWYLLSAHSGTEDTC